The stretch of DNA CGAGCGCGGCACGGCGGTGTGCATCAAGGTCGGGATGTCGGTGGTGCCGGCATTCCAGTACAGCGCCATGATCGCCAGCAGCATCAAAACCGAGCCGAGCAGCGTGTAGAGGAAGAACTTGAATGACGCGTAGACCCGGCGCGGGCCGCCCCAGACGCCGATGATCAGGAACATCGGAATCAGGCCGCCCTCGAAGAACAGGTAGAACAGCACGAGGTCGAGCGCCGAAAACGTGCCGACCATCAGCGTTTCCAAGAGCAGGAACGCCATCATGTATTCGCGCACGCGCATCGTGACCGATTTCCAGCTCGCGATGATGCAGAACGGCATCAGGGCGGTGGTCAGGATCACGAACGGCAGCGAAATGCCGTCGACGCCCATGTGATAGGTGATGCCGCTGGCGAGCCAGTTCGCCTTTTCGACGAACTGGAAGTCCGGGTTGGCGGCGTCGAAACGCCAGACCAGGATCAGCGACACCGCAAAGGTGACCAGCGTGGTCCACAGCGCGATCCAGCGCGCATTGCGCCGCGCGGCCTCGTCGTCACCGCGGGTGAAATAGATCGCCAGCGCGCCGATGACCGGCAGGAAGGTGACGACGGAAAGAATCGGCCAGGTTGTCATCACTGGGCCCCCAAGCCGAACATGAACCAGGTGATCAGCCCCGCGACCCCGATCAGCATCGCAAAAGCATAGTGATAGAGGTACCCGGTCTGGATCTTCACGACATTGCGGGTGACATCGAGCACGCGCGCCGAAACGCCATCCGGGCCGAAGCCGTCGATGACCATGCCATCGCCCTTCTTCCACAGGAAGCGGCCGAGCCACTTCGCCGGGCGGACGAAGATGAACTCATAGAGCTCGTCGAAATACCATTTGTTGAGCAGGAACTGGTAGAGCATCTGGTGCTGGTTGGCGAGTTCGACCGGCAGATACGGCCGGCGGATGTAGAACAGCCACGACACCAGGAAGCCCACCACCATCATCACCGTCGGCAGGAACGCGACGATCGGCGAGATGTGGTGCATCTCGTCGATGATGTGCGGGTGCATCTTGAGCGACTCGCGGAAGAACTCTTCCACGCCATGGCCCGCGAACACTTCCTTGAACGGGTAGCCGGCCAGGATGGAGCCTGCGGCGAGGATGCCGATCGGGACCAGCATCCACATCGGCGCTTCATGTGCCGCGTCGTAATGGTGCTGGTCGTGCGGCTCACCGTGGAACGTCTTGAAGATCAGGCGCCACGAATAGAATGACGTCAGGCCCGCTGCGACCACCGTCATCGCGAAGCCGTAATACGCGAACGGGTTATGCGCGACATAGGCGGACTCGATGATCGCGTCCTTGGAGAAATAGCCGGCCGTGAGCGGGAAGCCGGTCAGCGCCAGGGTGCCGATCACCATCACGCTGTAGGTGTAGGGGATCTTGTCCTTTAAGCCCCCCATGTTGCGGATGTCCTGCTCGTGATGCATCGCGTAGATCACCGAGCCGGAACCCAAAAACAGCAGCGCCTTGAAGAAGGCATGCGTGAACAGATGGAACATGCCGACCGAATAGGCCCCTGCCCCCATCGCCACGAACATGTAGCCGAGCTGCGAACAGGTCGAATAGGCGACGATGCGCTTGATGTCGTTCTGCACGAGGCCGACGGTCGCGGCAAAGAACGCGGTGGTGGCGCCGAAGAACATGACGACGGCCTGCGCGTTGGGCGCCAGTTCAAACAGCGGCGACAGCCGCGCCACCATGAACACGCCGGCCGTCACCATGGTCGCGGCGTGGATCAGCGCGGAAACCGGCGTCGGGCCTTCCATCGCGTCCGGCAACCAGGTGTGCAGCAGGAACTGGGCCGATTTGCCCATCGCGCCCATGAACAGCAACAGGCAGGTCAGCGTCAGCGCATCGGCATGCCAGCCGAAGAAGTTGATGGTCTTGCCCGACAGCCCCGGCGCACCGGCGAAGATCGTCTCGAAATCGGTCGTGTTGAGCAGCATGAAGATGGCGAAGATGCCGAGCGCGAAACCGAAATCGCCGACGCGGTTGACGATGAAGGCCTTGATCGCCGCCGCGTTCGCCGAGGGCTTGTGGTACCAGAAGCCGATCAGGAGATAGCTGGCGAGACCGACGCCCTCCCAGCCGAAGAACAGCTGGACCAGGTTGTCCGCGGTCACCAGCATCAGCATCGCGAAGGTGAACAGCGACAGATAGGCAAAGAACCGGGGCCGATACGGATCCTCGTCCATGTAGCCGATGGAATAGAGGTGCACGAGGGAAGAGATGGTGTTGACCACCACCAGCATCACGGCGGTCAACGTGTCGACGCGCAGCGCCCACGCCACCTGCAGATCGCCGGAATTGATCCACGGGAACAGCGCAATCCGGGCGTCGTGGTGCATGAAGCCGACATCGACCAGCGTCACCCAGGATAATGCCGCGGAAACGAATAGTAGGCCGGTCGTGATCAATTCCGCCGCGCGCGAGCCCTGCGCCGGCGGCTCGGAAACGTGATGGTCGTCATGGCCGTGGTCATCATGAGCATGATCGTCATGGGCATCAGCCGCATGGGCGCGAGCTCCATGCCCGTCGTGATGATGTTTGACCTCATCGCCGCTCGGGTTGCGCTCATGCGCGCCGAAGATCGCGATCAGGCCGGCCAGAATGGCGCCGAGCAGCGGCAGAAAGACAATTGCCTGAACCATAGCTGCTTTAGCCCTTCATCAAATTAACGTCTTCAACCGCGATCGAACCGCGGTTGCGGAAATAGACCACGAGTACAGCCAGACCGATCGCAGCTTCAGCCGCCGCGACCGTCAGCACCAGGAGCGCGAACACCTGGCCAACGATGTCGCCGAGGAAGGTCGAGAACGCCACCAGGTTGATGTTGACCGCGAGCAGGATCAGCTCGATCGACATCAGGATGACGATGATGTTCTTGCGGTTCAGGAAGATGCCGAGAATCCCGATCGTGAACAGGATGGCGGCGACCGCGAGATAGTGCCCCAGACCGATCGTCATTTCACCCACTCCGCCGCGTCCGCGTCCTGCAGCCCCTGCCCCGACGCCACCTTGCGCACGGCCATCGCGAGCTCCGGCGTCCGCGCGTTCTGCACGTTGATGTCCTGCCGCTTGACCTTCGCCTTGTGGCGCAGCGTCAGCACGATCGCGCCGATCATGGCGACCAGCAGCACCATGCCGGCGATCTGGAAGTAATGGATGTACTTCGTGTAGAGCACCAGCCCGAGCGCCTCGGTGTTGCTGACATTGGTCGGGATCGCCGCCGTGATCTGCTTGGCGGTATCGGGCTTCATGACCCATCCGCCCGCTACCAGCAGCAGCTCGGCGAGGAAGATGCCACCGATCACAAGGCCGATCGGCAGATATTCCAGAAAACCCTCTTGCAGCTCGGTGAAATCGACGTCGAGCATCATGATCACGAACAGGAACAGTACTGCGACCGCGCCGACATAGACCACGATCAGCATCATGCCGAGGAACTCGGCACCCATCAGGATGAACAGGCCGGACGCGTTGACGAACGCCAGGATCAGGAACAACACGGAGTGCACGGGATTGCGCGAGGCAATCACCATGACCGCCGACGCCACGCAGACGCCGGCGAACAGATAGAAGAACAGCGCGGGAAGGATCATGCGAATGTTCCCCCCGTCATTCTCCGATGCGCAATTGCGCATCGGAGATGGTCCGAAGAACCAGACCCGGAATCTCGAGATTCCGGGTCGCTTCGCGTGCCCCGGAATGACCTGGAAATTTGAATCATGCCCTCACCTCACCGGTACGGCGCGTCGAGTTCGATTGCTTTCGCAATCTCGCGCTCCCAGCGGTCGCCATTGGCGAGCAGTTTCGCCTTGTCATAATAGAGTTCCTCGCGGGTCTCGGTCGCGAATTCGAAATTCGGTCCCTCGACGATGGCATCGACCGGGCAGGCTTCCTGGCACAGGCCGCAATAGATGCATTTCACCATATCGATGTCGTAGCGCACCGTGCGGCGGGTGCCGTCGTTGCGGCGCGGGCCGGCCTCGATCGTGATCGCCTGCGCCGGGCAGATCGCCTCGCACAGCTTGCAGGCGATGCAGCGCTCCTCGCCGTTCGGATAACGGCGCAGCGCATGCTCGCCGCGGAAGCGCGGCGAGATCGCTCCCTTCTCGAAGGGATAGTTCAGCGTCGGCTTCGGCTTGAAGAAATAGCGCATGGCGAGAAAGAACGCCGATACGAATTCGCTCAGCAGAAGCGCCCGGGCGGTTGCGTTGACGTTGACACTCATGACGGCCTCACTTCGGCGCGATGCCGGCGAATTGCAGCACGCCGGCCACAATCACCACCATCGCCAGCGACAACGGCAGGAACACTTTCCAGCCTAGCCGCATCAGTTGATCGTAGCGGTAGCGCGGCACGATCGCCTTCGCCATCGCGAACATGAAGAACATGAAGAACACTTTCAGCGCGAACCACACCACACCTGGGATCCAGGTGAACGGCGGCAGCGCCACCGGCGGCA from Bradyrhizobium sp. AZCC 1693 encodes:
- a CDS encoding NADH-quinone oxidoreductase subunit J, which gives rise to MILPALFFYLFAGVCVASAVMVIASRNPVHSVLFLILAFVNASGLFILMGAEFLGMMLIVVYVGAVAVLFLFVIMMLDVDFTELQEGFLEYLPIGLVIGGIFLAELLLVAGGWVMKPDTAKQITAAIPTNVSNTEALGLVLYTKYIHYFQIAGMVLLVAMIGAIVLTLRHKAKVKRQDINVQNARTPELAMAVRKVASGQGLQDADAAEWVK
- the nuoI gene encoding NADH-quinone oxidoreductase subunit NuoI, translating into MSVNVNATARALLLSEFVSAFFLAMRYFFKPKPTLNYPFEKGAISPRFRGEHALRRYPNGEERCIACKLCEAICPAQAITIEAGPRRNDGTRRTVRYDIDMVKCIYCGLCQEACPVDAIVEGPNFEFATETREELYYDKAKLLANGDRWEREIAKAIELDAPYR
- the nuoL gene encoding NADH-quinone oxidoreductase subunit L, translated to MVQAIVFLPLLGAILAGLIAIFGAHERNPSGDEVKHHHDGHGARAHAADAHDDHAHDDHGHDDHHVSEPPAQGSRAAELITTGLLFVSAALSWVTLVDVGFMHHDARIALFPWINSGDLQVAWALRVDTLTAVMLVVVNTISSLVHLYSIGYMDEDPYRPRFFAYLSLFTFAMLMLVTADNLVQLFFGWEGVGLASYLLIGFWYHKPSANAAAIKAFIVNRVGDFGFALGIFAIFMLLNTTDFETIFAGAPGLSGKTINFFGWHADALTLTCLLLFMGAMGKSAQFLLHTWLPDAMEGPTPVSALIHAATMVTAGVFMVARLSPLFELAPNAQAVVMFFGATTAFFAATVGLVQNDIKRIVAYSTCSQLGYMFVAMGAGAYSVGMFHLFTHAFFKALLFLGSGSVIYAMHHEQDIRNMGGLKDKIPYTYSVMVIGTLALTGFPLTAGYFSKDAIIESAYVAHNPFAYYGFAMTVVAAGLTSFYSWRLIFKTFHGEPHDQHHYDAAHEAPMWMLVPIGILAAGSILAGYPFKEVFAGHGVEEFFRESLKMHPHIIDEMHHISPIVAFLPTVMMVVGFLVSWLFYIRRPYLPVELANQHQMLYQFLLNKWYFDELYEFIFVRPAKWLGRFLWKKGDGMVIDGFGPDGVSARVLDVTRNVVKIQTGYLYHYAFAMLIGVAGLITWFMFGLGAQ
- the nuoK gene encoding NADH-quinone oxidoreductase subunit NuoK, which encodes MTIGLGHYLAVAAILFTIGILGIFLNRKNIIVILMSIELILLAVNINLVAFSTFLGDIVGQVFALLVLTVAAAEAAIGLAVLVVYFRNRGSIAVEDVNLMKG